The segment GCAAGATTTTATGCACATGAATCCTGCGGGCAATGTACCCCTTGTCGTGAAGGAACTCATTGGGTCCGAGACCTTTTGGATAAAATTCGAAAAGGAGACGGAACGAGCGAGGACTTGGAATTGATTCTTTCCCTTTCTAAAAATATGGAAGGAGGAACTACTATTTGTCCCTTGTCCGATGCTTGCGTGGGTGCTGTCAGACCTACGATTCAGAAATTCCGTCACGAGTTCGAGGCAAGACTAAAGGAAAAGGCTCTCGCCCCTTCTTCCGCCGCATCAGGAGTATAAATTAGAATGGATTGGAACCAGATTCTTTTTTGGTTACTGAAAAGTGCGCTCTTTTTCGGAGTCTTTATCACCGCCTGCGCTTACTATACGCTTGCAGAAAGGAAAGTGGCAGGGTATATCCAGGATCGAAAAGGCCCCAATCGGGCTGGGCCATTCGGACTTTTACAACCGCTTGCTGACGGGATTAAATTCCTTACGAAGGAAGAAATTTTTCCGAAGAATGTAAATAAGGTAATGTATCTGATTGCTCCGGCAATCTCGATGACCTGCGCGATTATGGCTTGGGCCGTGGTTCCATTAGGCGGGGTTTTGCCTTTACCGAGTTGGGTGACGGAAAAAACCGGTTTAAGCGTTTTGGATTTACAAATCGCCAATCCGGATACCGGGATTCTGTTCTTGTTTGCAGTTTCAAGTCTTTCGGTGTACGGGATTATTCTCGCCGGCTGGTCCAGCAATAATAAGTATTCTTTAATCGGTGGGATTCGTTCGACCGCCCAAATGATCAGTTACGAACTTCCGTTAGGTATGTCCGTGGCGGCGATCGTTATTCTTACC is part of the Leptospira broomii serovar Hurstbridge str. 5399 genome and harbors:
- the nuoH gene encoding NADH-quinone oxidoreductase subunit NuoH, with the translated sequence MDWNQILFWLLKSALFFGVFITACAYYTLAERKVAGYIQDRKGPNRAGPFGLLQPLADGIKFLTKEEIFPKNVNKVMYLIAPAISMTCAIMAWAVVPLGGVLPLPSWVTEKTGLSVLDLQIANPDTGILFLFAVSSLSVYGIILAGWSSNNKYSLIGGIRSTAQMISYELPLGMSVAAIVILTGSLRLTDINDAQIGQWNIFKLPGFIAFSIFAVAMFAETNRLPFDLAEAESELVVGFHTEYGAFKFALFFIAEYMNMITMSCVVTLLFFGGYNVPFGILEGSSFHALFGIALFAIKVLFFAFLFMWVRWTLPRFRYDQLMTIGWKTMIPWAVANIVVASAYIGMDGFWKW